The Argentina anserina chromosome 3, drPotAnse1.1, whole genome shotgun sequence genome includes a region encoding these proteins:
- the LOC126789552 gene encoding G-type lectin S-receptor-like serine/threonine-protein kinase At1g11410 has translation MHLAKDFLHTFLQLLLLLRLCQSLDTTITSSKSIKDGDFLVSENQMFVLGFFSPGTTRHRYVGIWYKFSEDMVVWVANRDDPVNDTSGILTINGDGNLVLLQNSSQGLPLWSTNVSVRPVSNNSTMVQLLDSGNLVLVTDLVNNRSGFLWQSFDYPTSVIISNMKIGMDHGKNIFLTSWNSKDDPGTGIFPLRTEPNGSPQIILYKNRTKLWRAGPWNGLHWYGLPDMNKQRNTPVSDIAFVNNEDEVTTKWFVLDPSVVSIVVIDGSGSVQQLAWQGQPQGWTTIWSAPTDECDKYGRCGPFGICKAYTANWETCACFPGYEPNSPEDWKLREGSGGCKRQQGAPSMCRNGEGFVKIQNLKIPDTSTIKLDMNLTMDACEKLCLNNCSCLAYASADVRNGGSGCMTWYGDLMDTTQFAQGQGQDLYIRANAIVSAKYRKKSKIFLAKKGMWLIFVCPPIAMIFLIFIRIWCFRRKTIGSLTNHYESKTHKDLEYFDLRSILVATDNFSTANKLGEGGFGSVYKGRLANEEEVAVKRLSKNSGQGLEQFKTEVKLIAKLQHKNLVRLLGCCINSEEKMLIYEYLPNKSLDYFIFDRSRSFSIDWKGRFDIINGIARGILYLHEDSRLKIIHRDIKASNILLDSTMNPNISDFGLAKLIGEDQLQANTNRVIGTYGYMSPEYAMEGRYSTKSDVFSFGVLLLEIISGKKNTDHNLDSPSLNLIGKVGKLLHQVWGMWREGQALGILDPSLSSYPAQEVSRCIHIGLLCVQESTTDRPTMSEVVYMLGKETPLTSPKKPAFILQSSNPNSEEMLRRGPSQNNVTITMPEAR, from the exons ATGCATCTTGCAAAAGACTTTCTGCATACATTCcttcagcttcttcttcttcttcggctTTGCCAATCTTTGGACACAACTATCACTTCGAGCAAATCCATCAAAGATGGTGACTTCCTTGTGTCTGAAAACCAAATGTTTGTGCTAGGATTCTTTAGTCCTGGCACAACAAGACACCGTTATGTTGGTATTTGGTACAAGTTTTCAGAAGACATGGTTGTGTGGGTTGCTAACAGAGATGATCCTGTCAATGATACCTCTGGTATCCTTACAATTAATGGTGATGGGAATCTTGTACTACTTCAAAACAGTAGTCAAGGCCTTCCTCTGTGGTCAACAAATGTTTCTGTCAGACCAGTAAGTAACAATAGTACTATGGTGCAGCTCCTGGATTCAGGAAATCTTGTTTTGGTTACTGACCTAGTCAACAACCGGAGTGGCTTCTTATGGCAGAGCTTTGATTATCCAACAAGTGTTATTATTTCTAACATGAAAATTGGGATGGACCATGGTAAGAACATATTCCTCACATCTTGGAACTCAAAAGATGACCCAGGAACTGGGATTTTCCCTTTAAGGACAGAACCAAATGGGTCCCCTCAGATAATCTTGTACAAGAATAGGACTAAGTTATGGCGGGCAGGTCCATGGAATGGGCTTCACTGGTATGGATTACCTGATATgaacaaacaaagaaacacTCCTGTGTCTGACATAGCTTTTGTAAACAACGAGGATGAGGTTACTACAAAGTGGTTTGTTCTTGATCCGTCAGTTGTCTCAATAGTAGTAATTGACGGATCTGGATCAGTTCAACAGCTAGCATGGCAGGGACAGCCACAAGGTTGGACCACAATCTGGTCAGCACCAACGGATGAGTGTGACAAGTATGGTAGGTGTGGTCCATTTGGTATTTGTAAGGCATACACTGCTAACTGGGAGACATGTGCATGCTTTCCTGGATATGAACCCAACTCCCCAGAGGATTGGAAATTAAGAGAAGGGTCTGGTGGGTGCAAGAGGCAGCAGGGAGCTCCATCAATGTGTAGGAATGGAGAAGGctttgtaaagatacaaaactTGAAGATTCCAGATACTTCCACAATCAAATTGGACATGAATTTGACTATGGATGCATGTGAGAAGTTGTGTTTGAATAACTGCTCGTGCTTGGCTTATGCCAGTGCAGATGTGAGGAATGGGGGTAGCGGGTGCATGACATGGTACGGAGATTTAATGGATACTACTCAGTTTGCTCAAGGACAAGGACAAGATCTTTACATACGCGCTAATGCAATAGTTTCAG CCAAGTACAGAAAGAAGTCAAAGATATTCCTTGCCAAAAAGGGGATGTGGTTGATTTTCGTATGCCCACCCATTGCTATGATATTCTTGATCTTTATCAGAATTTGGTGTTTCAGGAGGAAGACAATAG GCTCTCTCACGAATCATTATGAAAGTAAAACTCACAAAGACCTGGAATATTTTGACCTAAGGAGCATACTTGTTGCCACTGACAATTTCTCCACTGCTAACAAGTTAGGGGAGGGAGGATTTGGCTCAGTGTATAAG GGCCGACTAGCTAATGAAGAGGAGGTTGCTGTGAAAAGATTATCAAAGAACTCTGGACAAGGTTTAGAACAGTTTAAAACTGAGGTTAAGCTGATAGCAAAACTTCAGCACAAGAATCTCGTTAGGCTTCTTGGTTGTTGCATCAATTCAGAAGAGAAGATGCTGATTTATGAATACTTGCCAAACAAGAGCTTAGACTATTTCATATTTG ATAGAAGTAGAAGCTTCTCAATAGACTGGAAAGGCCGTTTTGACATTATAAATGGAATTGCAAGAGGGATCCTATATCTCCATGAAGACTCAAGATTAAAGATTATTCACAGGGATATAAAAGCTAGCAATATCTTACTGGATTCCACAATGAACCCAAATATATCAGATTTTGGACTGGCTAAACTGATTGGGGAAGACCAACTCCAAGCAAATACAAACAGAGTGATTGGAACATA TGGCTACATGTCACCTGAATATGCAATGGAAGGGCGATATTCAACAAAATCTGATGTTTTTAGCTTTGGTGTCCTACTGCTAGAGATCATCAGTGGCAAGAAGAATACCGACCACAATCTTGACAGCCCTTCCCTCAATTTGATTGGAAAAGTAGGCAAATTA TTGCATCAGGTTTGGGGTATGTGGAGAGAGGGACAAGCATTGGGAATACTTGATCCATCTTTGAGTTCATACCCTGCTCAGGAGGTTTCAAGATGCATCCACATCGGGCTACTATGCGTGCAAGAATCTACAACAGATAGGCCAACAATGTCAGAAGTAGTTTACATGCTGGGCAAGGAAACACCACTCACTTCTCCTAAGAAGCCTGCATTCATATTACAATCCAGCAATCCAAACTCAGAAGAAATGCTAAGAAGAGGACCTTCTCAAAATAATGTAACAATAACCATGCCTGAAGCCCGCTAA